Proteins encoded within one genomic window of Candidatus Brocadiia bacterium:
- a CDS encoding RimK family alpha-L-glutamate ligase: protein MKILILSRKPNYYSTKRLVAEARKLKHKATVLDPTESVIPIAINNSSFGAAAPWRSANTIHITNSYGAVIPRIGTYALEYTLSLLEHLRGQGSRVVNSPEAIGLAKNKFLCLQRLAQDGLPVPPTIMVRNAGDVNQAVKQLGGLPVIVKLLKGGQGTGVMLGVKTSVIRSILRSIWALDYDAMLQKYMADRDANCHSDIRVLVVGAKIIGAIRRYPKPGEFRANIHCGGRAEPYDLPNKYRLMVLKAVETTGLDVAGVDLIESVDGPVILEVNTSPGFEGLEKASRVNVARAIVELAVGKKS, encoded by the coding sequence ATGAAGATACTAATCCTTTCGCGCAAGCCGAATTATTATTCCACCAAGCGTCTGGTGGCCGAAGCCAGAAAACTGAAGCACAAGGCCACGGTGCTCGACCCGACAGAATCAGTAATCCCGATTGCCATTAATAACTCATCATTTGGCGCTGCTGCGCCATGGCGCTCCGCGAACACAATCCACATAACTAATAGCTATGGTGCGGTCATCCCCCGCATCGGCACCTACGCGCTGGAGTATACTCTATCCTTGCTGGAACACCTGCGAGGACAAGGCAGCCGTGTGGTAAATTCGCCCGAAGCCATCGGGCTGGCCAAGAATAAGTTCCTGTGCCTGCAACGTCTGGCCCAGGACGGACTGCCGGTGCCGCCGACCATAATGGTGCGTAATGCCGGAGACGTCAACCAAGCTGTAAAACAATTAGGCGGGTTACCGGTTATAGTCAAGTTATTAAAAGGCGGCCAGGGCACAGGCGTGATGCTGGGCGTAAAAACGTCCGTAATCAGGTCGATACTCCGATCTATCTGGGCGCTGGATTACGACGCCATGCTCCAGAAATATATGGCCGACCGCGACGCCAACTGCCACAGCGACATCCGGGTGCTGGTGGTCGGCGCCAAGATTATCGGCGCTATCCGGCGCTATCCCAAGCCAGGCGAGTTCCGGGCCAATATCCACTGCGGCGGCCGGGCCGAGCCTTACGACCTGCCTAACAAATACCGGCTGATGGTGCTTAAGGCCGTGGAAACCACCGGGCTGGACGTGGCCGGGGTAGACTTGATTGAGTCAGTTGACGGGCCGGTGATACTCGAGGTCAACACCTCGCCCGGGTTCGAAGGGTTGGAAAAAGCCAGCCGAGTCAACGTGGCCCGGGCCATCGTCGAACTGGCCGTAGGTAAAAAGAGTTGA